Proteins encoded together in one Miscanthus floridulus cultivar M001 chromosome 16, ASM1932011v1, whole genome shotgun sequence window:
- the LOC136511284 gene encoding glutathione S-transferase T3-like produces MELSPCVSLATQASYRFIYPWRDSKSQLRRRLPREDWIQIPSRSASWTRTDTVAVAALLPILSDDGSYALNDSARVDFCCVLGFICGMEMQVDDPNFLSNILGEVEAGASLEDMDIGLTQDTQPHDELQVSRSTKPGAAKRKKNFHWQEDEIICSGWLNVSKDPIHGANQTRSSFWGRIHAYYEEHKETPDERTVSSIMHRWLTIQLQVNKFCSCYEAILRRNQSGLTIDDKIIEAKKLYVEWDKDDKTFGLLHCWKILKGEDKWKLKMIELAEVEKEKQASKKKQKSSRPRDEGATYDDGTHNDATHNDALIEAEDEQTLPKKRSDGIKKVKANMKRGGGEACMEALDKMMAKREVLEKAKEARFMASLEVEKAALELEKKRVASEEKKAEAKLLKEEKDIMLADMSSLTPTQRAWVEKKQKMIMEKMEEN; encoded by the exons ATGGAACTTTCACCCTGCGTTTCCCTCGCCACCCAGGCCTCGTACCGCTTCATATATCCCTGGCGCGACTCGAAGAGCCAGCTGCGCCGACGTCTTCCTCGCGAGGACTGGATCCAGATCCCATCGCGAAGTGCCTCCTGGACTCGAACAGACACAGTCGCGGTGGCCGCCCTACTCCCGATCCTGAG CGATGATGGTTCATATGCCTTGAATGATTCTGCTAGGGTTGATTTTTGTTGCGTGCTAGGTTTCATATGTG GAATGGAGATGCAAGTAGATGACCCAAATTTCTTGTCGAACATTCTTGGAGAAGTTGAAGCTGGTGCTAGTTTGGAAGACATGGACATTGGATTAACTCAAGACACTCAACCTCATGACGAACTGCAAGTTAGCCGCAGTACAAAGCCGGGAGCAGCCAAGAGGAAAAAGAATTTCCATTGGCAGGAAGATGAAATTATATGCTCGGGCTGGTTGAATGTAAGCAAAGATCCCATTCACGGTGCCAATCAAACTCGTTCATCTTTTTGGGGACGAATTCATGCCTATTATGAGGAACACAAGGAAACTCCTGATGAGAGGACAGTGAGCAGTATTATGCATAGGTGGCTGACAATTCAATTGCAAGTGAACAAGTTTTGTTCATGCTATGAGGCCATTCTACGTAGGAATCAAAGTGGGTTAACTATTGATGACAAG ATTATTGAAGCAAAAAAATTGTATGTGGAATGGGACAAGGACGACAAAACTTTTGGTCTTTTACACTGTTGGAAAATATTGAAGGGGGAAGACAAGTGGAAATTGAAGATGATAGAACTAGCTGAGGTGGAGAAAgagaagcaagcaagcaagaaaAAACAGAAGAGTTCCAGGCCGAGGGATGAAGGAGCCAcatatgatgatggcacacatAATGATGCCACACATAATGATGCTCTCATAGAAGCTGAAGATGAACAAACCTTACCAAAGAAAAGGTCAGATGGGATAAAGAAGGTAAAAGCAAATATGAAGCGTGGTGGTGGCGAGGCTTGCATGGAAGCTTTGGATAAGATGATGGCAAAGAGGGAGGTTTTGGAGAAGGCCAAAGAAGCAAGGTTCATGGCTTCACTAGAGGTAGAGAAGGCTGCTCTAGAGCTAGAGAAGAAACGGGTTGCAAGTGAAGAAAAAAAAGCAGAAGCGAAGCTACTGAAAGAGGAAAAAGATATTATGTTAGCAGACATGTCGTCCCTCACCCCGACCCAGCGTGCATGGGTTGAGAAGAAGCAGAAGATGATTATGGAGAAGATGGAGGAAAATTAA
- the LOC136511283 gene encoding uncharacterized protein produces MAENPTYGPEIFRRRYRMSRELFVRIMNAVEAHDDYFVQKRNAANVLGLSCLQKVTAAMRMLTYGVPADATDEYVRIGESTALESLRRFVTAIDEIFGEEYLRYPNEADTARLLAMGEQQGFPGMLGSIDCMHWAWKNCPYDKQGQYKGKEEKPTIILEAVASNDLWIWHAFFGMPGSHNDINVLHRSPLFDNLAEGKAPEVNNLNSKEA; encoded by the coding sequence ATGGCGGAGAATCCAACATATGGCCCTGAAATATTTCGTCGAAGGTACAGGATGTCTAGAGAGCTTTTCGTACGCATCATGAATGCAGTTGAAGCACACGATGATTATTTTGTGCAGAAAAGGAACGCGGCTAATGTACTTGGATTGAGTTGCCTGCAAAAAGTCACTGCAGCAATGCGTATGCTCACTTATGGCGTTCCCGCTGATGCGACAGATGAGTACGTTCGCATTGGCGAAAGTACTGCACTAGAGAGCTTACGGAGGTTTGTTACTGCAAttgatgaaatatttggagaaGAATACCTCAGATATCCCAATGAGGCGGACACAGCACGCTTACTTGCAATGGGTGAGCAACAAGGCTTTCCAGGGATGCTAGGGTCCATAGATTGTATGCATTGGGCGTGGAAGAACTGTCCATACGATAAACAGGGTCAATACAAGGGGAAAGAGGAGAAGCCCACTATCATTTTGGAGGCTGTTGCTTCGAACGACCTTTGGATATGGCACGCCTTTTTTGGAATGCCCGGCTCTCATAATGATATCAATGTTCTTCATAGGTCTCCGTTGTTTGATAACTTGGCAGAAGGAAAAGCTCCAGAAGTCAATAACTTGAACTCCAAAGAAGCttaa